A region of the Arenibacter antarcticus genome:
ATGCATAATGCCAAAAGCAATGGTGAAAAAATTGAGTATATAGCAGAGGAGGGTAATAAAACGAAATTGGCAAACAATATATTAACCATACCTCGAGGAGGAATGTTTCACCTGGTTCTTGCTGATAAAACAGAAGTGTGGTTAAATTCCGAGTCACAGCTTAAGTATCCAGTAAACTTCATCAAAGGAGATACTCGTAAAGTTGAACTTGTATATGGTGAAGGGTACTTTGTTGTTTCCCCAAGCACTGAACAGGAAGGCTCAAAATTTATTGTATCCAATCAATTTCAAGAAATAGAAGTATTGGGTACAGAATTTAATATAAAGGCGTATAAGAACGAAAAAAATATATATACAACTTTAGTGGAGGGTAAGGTTTCTGTGAGTACGGTAACGACCAAAATAGTGTTGGAGCCCTCGCAGCAAGCAAACCTTAATCTTAATGATGATAGCATAGACATTGCTACCGTTAATGTTGATAGTGAGATTTCCTGGAAAAACGGTGATTTTAGTTTTCGTAGAAAACCTCTGGGGGAGATTATGAAAGTGTTATCGCGCTGGTATGATATCGATGTTAATTTTGAGGTGCCTGAACTGGAAAAAGCGCTATTTAACGGAGCCCTAGGGAGAGATCAAAATATAGAAGATATATTGAATACAATTAAAAATTTCGGGATCATAAAGGATTATGAAATTATTAATAAAACAATTCTCTTAAAATAATTCTATTAAAGAAAAAGGGAACGAAGGAGAACATTTAGCGGTGCATCAACTTCGTCCCTTTAGAGTGTATTACCTAAACTAATGTCCAACCAATACCATGTAAATTTATGAAAATTAAATTAATTAAGTCGCGGTCATTCGTCAGAATTCGGGTGCTATTTTTGATTATGAAAGCCTTTATCTTCTTATTGTGCACAACCGTTTTTGGATTTACTACTGAAAAATCATTTTCTCAAGTAAAAATTTCTATTGACGTTGACAAGGTAGTTTCTGTAGATGAGGTCTTTGAAATTATTCAGGACCAAACAAAGTATCGATTTTTATATCCTGCCGATTTGTTTGCCAACGCTCCTAAGGTACAATTGAAGAAAGGAGAAATTGGAGTAGATGAGCTCTTAAAACAAAGTTTATCCCATAGTGAGGTAGAATTTGAACTCTCCCAAAAAAATCGCATTGTAATCCATGAGCGGAATGCATCTGGCCAGCCTTCCAAAGTGTTTCTACAGCAGCAATTTGAAATCTCGGGTATGGTATTAGACGAAGTAGGTGTGCCATTGCCAGGTGCGAGCATTATCGAGAAAGGTACCACTAATGGTACCCAAAGCGATTTTGATGGAAGTTTTTCGCTTTCGGTTACCGATGAAAAAGCTACCATTCAGATATCTTATATTGGTTTTGAAACCAAAGAAATCTCGGTCAATGGGCAAAAGAATATAACCGTAACTCTTGCCATTGATGCAGCTGGTCTAGAAGAGGTTGTTGTGGTTGGTTACGGGACCCAGAAAAGAAGGGATTTAACTGGAGCGGTATCCTCTATCAGCACTCAAGATATTGTTAGATCAAACCCCGTGCAAGCCGCCGCAGCACTGCAAGGTCAGGTAACGGGTATTAATATCAATAAAGTAAAAGGTAGACCGGGAGATGGTTTTACCATAGATATCCGAGGGCTCAGTAGTTTCGGTGATAGTGAGTCAAGTGCGCCCCTTGTGGTAATTGATGGGGTTGTTGGGGGTGATATAAATGTAATTAACCCCAATGATATTGCGGCAATGGATGTATTAAAAGATGCATCATCTACGGCTATTTATGGTTCACGTGGCGCCAATGGTGTTATTATAATCACAACCAAGAAAGGGGTATCAGGTAAGCCGAAAGTGACCTATAAAAATTATACAGGTATAAAAGTGCCCACTCACCTCCCCAATATGATGAACGCACAACAATTTTATAACAAGAACTATGTATTACGACCACAAGAAACTGGAAAACAGCCGCGTAATATAACCGACAGTGAATTGGCCAATGTCCAAAATGGAAGAACAGTCGATTGGCTCGATTTGGTTACAGGTGCGGCATTGCAAAGTACCCATGACATTTCGCTATCCGGTGGCTCGGATAAAACTACCTACGACTTTTCAGCAGGATATTTAAACGAAGAGGGGAATACTTTGGAAACGGGATTTAAAAGATATACCGTAAAAGGAGGAATACAAAGTATTTTAAATGATAAATTAAAAGTAGGTATGTCGACGTACTACACCTATAGTAAACAAAATCTCGCAGGGACCGAGGCGCTGCGGTCAGCTTATCGGGCAAGACCGACAGGAACCAATTTTTATGACGATTTATTGCCACAAGATCAGGCTCAAGACAAAGATTGGAATGGGTATGCGGTTTTTATGGGAATTAATGACAATCAGGTAATACACCCATTGGTCGAGATTGATCCTGAAAATTTTGTCCTTGAAACCCGTCGTTCATCTTTATTGGCTAACGCTTATGTGGATTTTACACCTGTTAAAGGGTTGTCATTCAGATCTTCGCTCTCTACCGCAGTATCTAACCAAAGGGAAGGTGATTATAGAGGCACATATACCAAGTCCCAAAAAACCACGCTCTTGCCTAAAGTCAATCTTCAGACAACTGATATATCTTCCTATACCTTAGACAATACTATAACCTACAATTTAAATTCTGGTTCTCACAATTTAACCATAACAGGCTTGCATAGTATTTTTCATGAAAGAGGGCAATTCTCGAGGATAGATGTAAAAGATCTGCCGTTTAGATCCCT
Encoded here:
- a CDS encoding FecR family protein, whose amino-acid sequence is MNNQKAKHLITKFLTHQASIADLDELEIWLQDPKNEHLFNSYVQTNYAVEFEMRQFEANDLKRNLQELMVEEKTTIRLKKWRQVISYAAAAVFAGLLVTGYFLKDDIFNKNIETTPRIVNNNIEVGSNKATLTLEDGSQINLEKGTSYQMHNAKSNGEKIEYIAEEGNKTKLANNILTIPRGGMFHLVLADKTEVWLNSESQLKYPVNFIKGDTRKVELVYGEGYFVVSPSTEQEGSKFIVSNQFQEIEVLGTEFNIKAYKNEKNIYTTLVEGKVSVSTVTTKIVLEPSQQANLNLNDDSIDIATVNVDSEISWKNGDFSFRRKPLGEIMKVLSRWYDIDVNFEVPELEKALFNGALGRDQNIEDILNTIKNFGIIKDYEIINKTILLK
- a CDS encoding TonB-dependent receptor; the protein is MKIKLIKSRSFVRIRVLFLIMKAFIFLLCTTVFGFTTEKSFSQVKISIDVDKVVSVDEVFEIIQDQTKYRFLYPADLFANAPKVQLKKGEIGVDELLKQSLSHSEVEFELSQKNRIVIHERNASGQPSKVFLQQQFEISGMVLDEVGVPLPGASIIEKGTTNGTQSDFDGSFSLSVTDEKATIQISYIGFETKEISVNGQKNITVTLAIDAAGLEEVVVVGYGTQKRRDLTGAVSSISTQDIVRSNPVQAAAALQGQVTGININKVKGRPGDGFTIDIRGLSSFGDSESSAPLVVIDGVVGGDINVINPNDIAAMDVLKDASSTAIYGSRGANGVIIITTKKGVSGKPKVTYKNYTGIKVPTHLPNMMNAQQFYNKNYVLRPQETGKQPRNITDSELANVQNGRTVDWLDLVTGAALQSTHDISLSGGSDKTTYDFSAGYLNEEGNTLETGFKRYTVKGGIQSILNDKLKVGMSTYYTYSKQNLAGTEALRSAYRARPTGTNFYDDLLPQDQAQDKDWNGYAVFMGINDNQVIHPLVEIDPENFVLETRRSSLLANAYVDFTPVKGLSFRSSLSTAVSNQREGDYRGTYTKSQKTTLLPKVNLQTTDISSYTLDNTITYNLNSGSHNLTITGLHSIFHERGQFSRIDVKDLPFRSLWYSLGDGEVTLNESSLTEKALISYMGRVNYSFKDKYLLTLTGRTDGASVLSEGNKWQFFPSVALAWQLGDEDFIKNANLFSDLKLRASYGEVGNATSINPYETQSTVSQTQYDFGGSPAYGFAINNLANKNLVWERSKEFNFGLNMGLFNNRISTAIEVYDRKTVDLILGDKIPNSTGFSDIVDNVGEIRNKGIEILLNTVNIYNEDFRWSTSINFTKNENEVTKLAGGISRDIGNNRFVGESVQPLYYYEVAGIWQTSEADEAATFGYKPGNVKFIDQNGDGKITEDDDRVIVGSETPDYIMGIRNQFNYKDFDFSFFIYTRQGVKWKSSYLTGTFGEVDGDRYNVDATLDFWTSTNPTNNYFGLEGAGGSGKAPKDSFSIVDANFVRISDITLGYTLPHDLINRLNIGHLRIYAQATNPFLFTNTKGFSPEYNSGINSDDVPFAMYALGLNITF